The Pseudooceanicola aestuarii genomic sequence ATCCGGCACCCCCTTCGGCGGGTTCAGGCCCAGGTGCCGCCAGCCGCGCGGCGCCAGCATCCGCCCGCGTGGCGTCCGTTGGATCAGCGCCTGTTGCAGCAGGTAGGGTTCGATCACGTCCTCGATCGCATCGCGGCTTTCGGACAACGCAGCGGCGATGGTGTCGATGCCCACCGGGCCGCCGCTGTAGCTTTCCCCGATCAGCTGAAGGTAGCGCCGGTCGGAGAGGTCCAGCCCCAGCCCGTCCACGCCCAGCCGCGTCAGCGCGCTGTCGGCAAGCGCGCGGGAGATGTGGCCGCCCCCCTCCACCACCGCGAAATCCACCACCCGGCGCAGCAACCGCCCGGCGATCCGGGGCGTGCCGCGGGCGCGCCGCGCAATCTCCATCGCGCCGTCGCGGTCGGCGGGGGCGCCCAGCAGGCGGGCGTTGCGGGTGACGATCTCGAACAATTCCTCCACCGTGTAGAATTGCAGCCGCACCGGAATGCCGAACCGGTCGCGCAGCGGCGTGGTCAGCAGGCCCAGCCGCGTAGTCGCCCCGACCAGAGTAAAGGGCTGCAATTCGATCCGCACGGTGCGCGCGGCGGGGCCTTCGCCGATCACCAGGTCCAGCTCGAAATCCTCCAGCGCGGGATAGAGGACTTCCTCCACCGCGGGGTTCAGGCGGTGGATCTCGTCGATGAACAGGACATCGCGCGCCTCAAGATTGGTGAGGATCGCGGCCAGATCCCCGGCCTTGGCCAGCACCGGGCCCGAAGTCATGCGGAAATTTACCCCCAATTCGCGGGATATGATCTGCGCCAACGTCGTTTTCCCCAGACCGGGCGGACCGTGGAACAGCGTGTGGTCCATCGCCTCCCCCCGCTGGCGGGCGGATTGGATGAAGACGCGCAGGTTGGACCGCGCCTCCGCCTGGCCAATAAATTCGCCCAGACCCTGCGGCCGCAGGGCGCGGGTGTCGGCGGCGGCGTCTTCTTCCAGTGGAGCGGGCCGCATCAGCGGATCGGGACCGGCATCAGACACGGGCAGCCCCGGTTCGGTGGGCGGCGAGATCAGGCAGGCGGGCCGGGTCAGAGGCACAGCGGCGGGCGGATCGGGTCATCATCACTCCTTGGGCGCGAGAAGACGCAGCGCGGTACGGATCACCCCGGCGGTGTCGCCGGCCTCCTCCATGGCGCGGGCCACGGCAGCGGCGGCCTCTCCCGGTTGATATCCCAGGTTGGTCAGCGCCGACAGGGCATCGGCCTGGGCGCTGGCATCAGGGTCAGAGACCGGCGCAGCGGCGGGGACGGGAGCAGGCGCATCCGTGTCCGCGATCACCGTGTCCGGGGCCGAGGCGGCGGCGGGCGGGCTGGTCATGGCCATGATGGCCGGCGCCTTGTCCTTCAGTTCGTTCACGACGCGCTGCGCGGTCTTGGGGCCGATGCCCTTGGCAGCCTTTACCGCGTTCCAGTCGCTCAGGGCGATGGCGCGGCTGACCCCGTCGGGGCCCAGCGTGCCCAGGATCGCAAGCGACGCCTTGGCCCCCACCCCCTGGACCGACATCAACAGGCGATGCCATTCCTTTTCCACCATGGTCGGAAAGCCGAACAATTGCAGCAGGTCTTCCCGCACCAGCAGATCGGTGTACAGCGCGGCCTGCCCGCCCACCGGCGGCAGCGCGGCCAGCGTACGGTCCGAGCAATGCACGATATAGCCCACGCCGCGCACATCCAGCAGCACGTGGTCCATCCCCTTGGCGTCGATCCGCCCGGCCAACCGTCCGATCATGCCGTGGTCCTTTCCCGCAAACCCGGTGCCCGCCTATGATGCGCGTGGCAGATCGCGATGGCCAGCGCATCCGCCGCATCGGGAGAGGACGGCGCGCAGCCCGGCAATTGCAGCCGCACCATGTGATCCACCTGCTGCTTTTCCGCATGGCCGACGCCGACCACCGTCTTCTTTACCTTGTTGGGCGCGTATTCCGCCACCGACAGACCGGCCTGCGCGGGCACCAGAAGGGCGATCGCCCGTGCCTGCCCCAGCTTCAGCGTTCCGGCGCCGTCCCGGTTGACAAAGACCTGCTCCACCGCTGCGGCCTGGGGGGCGTATTGCGCGATCACGGCAGTCAATTGATCGTGCAGCGACAGCAGCCGCAGCGCCAGATCGCCCTCCCCCGTGCCGGCGATTGTGTCGCAGGTGCCGTTTGCGACATGGGTGATCTTGCTACCCTCGACCCGAATCACGCCCCATCCAAGATGGCGCAATCCGGGGTCCAACCCGATAATCCGCATGGTTCTGCCCGCCTTTCGCGCCACTGCCCGCCTGCTGAACCCGGTTCCGCAGATCTTTTTTCCGATCTAGCACGAAACGGGAACATTCTCCAAGTCATTTGCCGGACGAACCAAAAACGACACCGCCATGTCGGCGCCGGGATACCGGCGCTCCGAAACGGCGAAAGATGGTCTGAAAACGACATCATGAGAGGCGGATTATTTCTCCTTGTTTCAGTCAGTTACAGCGGATTTCAGCCATGCAAAAATCGCAAGTGGCCTGTGCAGAAATGGTGTATTGCGCGGCGGTTTTCGCGCGCCTAGTTCGGGTTTCGACCACACGCCCCAGCGGCCCGAAAAAAGGACAATCCCCATGTCTGCCATGCTCTATGTACCCCGCACCATCGACGGCACTGCCGTTTTCGGCCGTCTCGGCCGTGGCCTGTCCCTCGCCCACCAGGCATTGCGCGACTGGAACGATGCCCGCGTCACTCGCGACGCGCTTTGCCGCCTGACCGATCACGAATTGTATGACATCGGCTTGAGCCGCGGTGACATCGACGGTGTCCGCCGCTGACACGACCGCCGCGACGCGCTGACGTCGTGGATGGGGGATCCGGGCCGGGGCTGGTGAACAGTGCCGGCCCTTTTCATGTCCGATCCGCCTTGGACCCGCTCAGGGCAGGGCCAGTCAGAACAGCGCTGCGAGGGCCGCATTCAATTGATGCGAGATCGCCCGCGTCACCGGGTCGACCTGCATGACGAAACCGCCGGCGCGGTCCCAGATGGCCCCATCGGCCAGTGGCGCCAGCCGCGCTGCATAGGTGGCGGGGCCCAGGTCGGTCAGCAGCACCGCCTTGAACAGGGTCAGCCCGAGGACCAGGAACACCACCACCCGCAACGGGCGCCGCAGCAGGGTTCGGCGCAAACGGGGATTGGGGCGGATGCGGATCAACCCGGTGCCGTCATCCTGCGCACGATAGCCGCCGCGCATCTTCTGGTGCTTCCGATCAATCCGGGTGATACGCTCGTCGAATTCTCCGAAAAAGCTGTTTCGCATGGTCGCCTCTGACGCGGTTTGGAGCCAGTCGGACCAGTATGACGTCAGTTTCGGGCGGTTTTGCGGCAGAATTCCGGTGACGGCGGGGGATGTCTATTCCGCCCGCGCCAGGGTCAGCGTGGTCCATTCCCCGATATCTTCGCGGTGGGCGAGGGTCAGACCCTGGTCCGTATAGGCGGCTTGCACCGTCTCGGCTTGTTCGACCAGCAGGCCGGACAGGACGGCATGGCCGCCGGGCGCCAGGTGGGTGGCGATGTCGGGCGCCAGATGGATCAGCGGACCCATCAGGATATTGGCAAAGATCAGGCCATAGGGGGCGCCGTCCTGCAGGATCGGATGGTCAAAGCCCGCCGCTTCCACACAGGTCAG encodes the following:
- the ruvB gene encoding Holliday junction branch migration DNA helicase RuvB, which gives rise to MRPAPLEEDAAADTRALRPQGLGEFIGQAEARSNLRVFIQSARQRGEAMDHTLFHGPPGLGKTTLAQIISRELGVNFRMTSGPVLAKAGDLAAILTNLEARDVLFIDEIHRLNPAVEEVLYPALEDFELDLVIGEGPAARTVRIELQPFTLVGATTRLGLLTTPLRDRFGIPVRLQFYTVEELFEIVTRNARLLGAPADRDGAMEIARRARGTPRIAGRLLRRVVDFAVVEGGGHISRALADSALTRLGVDGLGLDLSDRRYLQLIGESYSGGPVGIDTIAAALSESRDAIEDVIEPYLLQQALIQRTPRGRMLAPRGWRHLGLNPPKGVPDLFDD
- the ruvA gene encoding Holliday junction branch migration protein RuvA, with the translated sequence MIGRLAGRIDAKGMDHVLLDVRGVGYIVHCSDRTLAALPPVGGQAALYTDLLVREDLLQLFGFPTMVEKEWHRLLMSVQGVGAKASLAILGTLGPDGVSRAIALSDWNAVKAAKGIGPKTAQRVVNELKDKAPAIMAMTSPPAAASAPDTVIADTDAPAPVPAAAPVSDPDASAQADALSALTNLGYQPGEAAAAVARAMEEAGDTAGVIRTALRLLAPKE
- the ruvC gene encoding crossover junction endodeoxyribonuclease RuvC: MRIIGLDPGLRHLGWGVIRVEGSKITHVANGTCDTIAGTGEGDLALRLLSLHDQLTAVIAQYAPQAAAVEQVFVNRDGAGTLKLGQARAIALLVPAQAGLSVAEYAPNKVKKTVVGVGHAEKQQVDHMVRLQLPGCAPSSPDAADALAIAICHAHHRRAPGLRERTTA
- a CDS encoding DUF1127 domain-containing protein, with the protein product MSAMLYVPRTIDGTAVFGRLGRGLSLAHQALRDWNDARVTRDALCRLTDHELYDIGLSRGDIDGVRR